One window of Cellulomonas shaoxiangyii genomic DNA carries:
- the arc gene encoding proteasome ATPase translates to MTEPAAPGHELHRELAVLAAKNERLSEALVAAREQILELKRQVDDLAKPPGTYATFLAARTDGTVDVVSAGRKMHVGASPTLDVHRLRPGQEVMLNEALTVVEAGGYEQVGELVTVKEVLGQDRALVVGRGDEERVVRFAGQVRDAGVRVGDALTIDSRSGFVFEVIPRAEVEELVLEEVPDIDYGDIGGLGPQIEAIRDAVELPFLHPDLFREHGLKPPKGVLLYGPPGCGKTLIAKAVAHSLAATAAAARGADVADARSYFLNVKGPELLNKYVGETERHIRLIFARAREKASQGHPVVVFFDEMESLFRTRGTGVSSDVETTIVPQLLSEIDGVERLDNVIVIGASNREDMIDPAILRPGRLDVKIKIERPDAEGAREIFAKYLTAELPLHPDDVAEHGGSAAAAVEAMIARVVERMYSESDENRFLEVTYASGDKEVLFFKDFNSGAMIQNVVDRAKKTAIKDLLSTGQRGIRVEHLLTACVDEFKENEDLPNTTNPDDWARISGKKGERIVFIRTIVQGKKGVDASRTIENVTSTGQYL, encoded by the coding sequence ATGACCGAACCGGCTGCCCCTGGACACGAGCTGCACCGCGAGCTCGCGGTGCTCGCCGCGAAGAACGAGCGACTCAGCGAGGCCCTGGTCGCCGCGCGCGAGCAGATCCTCGAGCTCAAGCGCCAGGTCGACGACCTGGCCAAGCCCCCCGGCACGTACGCGACGTTCCTCGCGGCGCGCACGGACGGCACGGTGGACGTCGTCTCCGCCGGCCGCAAGATGCACGTCGGCGCCAGTCCGACCCTCGACGTGCACCGCCTGCGCCCCGGGCAGGAGGTCATGCTCAACGAGGCGCTCACCGTCGTCGAGGCCGGCGGGTACGAGCAGGTCGGCGAGCTCGTCACGGTCAAGGAGGTCCTCGGCCAGGACCGCGCGCTCGTCGTGGGCCGCGGCGACGAGGAGCGTGTCGTGCGCTTCGCCGGGCAGGTCCGCGACGCGGGCGTCCGGGTCGGGGACGCGCTGACGATCGACTCGCGCAGCGGCTTCGTCTTCGAGGTGATCCCGCGCGCCGAGGTCGAGGAGCTGGTGCTCGAGGAGGTCCCCGACATCGACTACGGGGACATCGGCGGGCTCGGCCCGCAGATCGAGGCGATCCGCGACGCCGTCGAGCTGCCCTTCCTCCACCCCGACCTGTTCCGCGAGCACGGGCTCAAGCCGCCGAAGGGCGTGCTGCTGTACGGCCCGCCCGGCTGCGGCAAGACGCTCATCGCCAAGGCCGTCGCGCACTCGCTGGCCGCCACCGCCGCCGCCGCCCGTGGTGCGGACGTCGCCGACGCGCGCAGCTACTTCCTCAACGTCAAGGGCCCCGAGCTGCTGAACAAGTACGTGGGCGAGACCGAGCGGCACATCCGCCTGATCTTCGCCCGGGCCCGGGAGAAGGCGTCGCAGGGGCACCCCGTGGTCGTCTTCTTCGACGAGATGGAGTCGCTGTTCCGCACGCGCGGCACGGGCGTGTCCAGCGACGTCGAGACGACGATCGTGCCGCAGCTGCTGTCGGAGATCGACGGCGTCGAGCGGCTCGACAACGTCATCGTCATCGGCGCCTCGAACCGCGAGGACATGATCGACCCGGCGATCCTGCGGCCCGGTCGGCTCGACGTGAAGATCAAGATCGAGCGGCCCGACGCCGAGGGCGCGCGCGAGATCTTCGCGAAGTACCTGACCGCCGAGCTGCCGCTGCACCCCGACGACGTCGCTGAGCACGGCGGGTCCGCGGCGGCGGCCGTCGAGGCGATGATCGCCCGGGTCGTCGAGCGCATGTACTCGGAGAGCGACGAGAACCGCTTCCTCGAGGTCACGTACGCCAGCGGCGACAAGGAGGTCCTGTTCTTCAAGGACTTCAACTCCGGCGCGATGATCCAGAACGTCGTCGACCGCGCGAAGAAGACCGCGATCAAGGACCTGCTGTCGACGGGTCAGCGCGGCATCCGCGTCGAGCACCTGCTGACGGCGTGCGTCGACGAGTTCAAGGAGAACGAGGACCTCCCGAACACCACGAACCCCGACGACTGGGCACGCATCTCCGGCAAGAAGGGGGAGCGCATCGTGTTCATCCGCACGATCGTCCAGGGCAAGAAGGGCGTCGACGCGTCGCGCACGATCGAGAACGTCACGAGCACCGGCCAGTACCTCTGA
- the dop gene encoding depupylase/deamidase Dop: MTVRRVMGIETEYGVLQPGRPMANPMLLSSHVVAVHAAARESGRARARWDYDDEDPLHDARGFHLLRASAHPSMLTDTPAVPAPSDDGPQEMPRGAVEEYEDPGAANVILTNGARLYVDHAHPEYSSPEVTNPLDAVRWDRAGELVMLHSVRALASNGALPDVALYKNNVDGKGATYGMHENYLVDRAVPFGDLAARVTPFLVTRQVFTGAGRVGLGQRGETPGFQLSQRADYMEAEVGLETTLRRPIVNTRDEPHADPSRWRRLHVIIGDATMLEVATYVRLGTTSLVLWLVEQAEAGALPRDVVRAVDRLALRDPVGAVHAVSHDVTLSERLELVDGRHLTALEVQGEYLAAVRRALEATGGAPDEQTADVVTRWGSLLERLGTDPASCAREVEWLAKLRLLEGMRRRDRLAWDHPRLAAVDLQWSDVRPERGLYHRLVGAGAVELLVTREEVADAVLHPPRDTRAYFRGEAVARYAGEISAASWDSVVFDVAGADTLQRVPMRDPLRGTHAHVGELLDRSPDAGSLLAALGA, translated from the coding sequence GTGACCGTGCGCCGCGTGATGGGGATCGAGACCGAGTACGGCGTCCTGCAGCCGGGACGGCCGATGGCGAACCCGATGCTCCTGTCGAGCCACGTCGTCGCCGTCCACGCTGCGGCGCGCGAGTCGGGGCGCGCGCGTGCGCGCTGGGACTACGACGACGAGGACCCGCTGCACGACGCGCGCGGGTTCCACCTGCTGCGCGCGTCGGCCCACCCCTCGATGCTCACCGACACGCCGGCGGTCCCCGCACCGTCGGACGACGGGCCGCAGGAGATGCCGCGCGGCGCCGTCGAGGAGTACGAGGACCCGGGTGCCGCGAACGTCATCCTGACGAACGGCGCGCGGCTGTACGTCGATCACGCCCACCCGGAGTACTCGTCGCCCGAGGTGACGAACCCGCTGGACGCGGTGCGCTGGGACCGCGCCGGAGAGCTCGTCATGCTGCACTCGGTCCGCGCGCTCGCGTCGAACGGTGCGCTGCCCGACGTCGCGCTGTACAAGAACAACGTGGACGGCAAGGGCGCCACGTACGGCATGCACGAGAACTACCTCGTGGACCGTGCGGTGCCGTTCGGGGACCTGGCGGCCCGTGTGACGCCGTTCCTCGTCACGCGCCAGGTCTTCACGGGTGCCGGCCGCGTCGGCCTCGGCCAGCGGGGCGAGACGCCGGGCTTCCAGCTCTCCCAGCGCGCCGACTACATGGAGGCGGAGGTCGGGCTGGAGACGACGCTGCGCCGGCCCATCGTCAACACCCGCGACGAGCCGCACGCCGACCCGAGCCGGTGGCGGCGGCTGCACGTCATCATCGGGGACGCGACCATGCTGGAGGTCGCGACCTACGTCCGGCTGGGCACGACGTCCCTCGTGCTGTGGCTCGTCGAGCAGGCCGAGGCCGGTGCGCTCCCGCGCGACGTGGTCCGCGCCGTCGACCGGCTCGCCCTCCGGGACCCCGTCGGTGCGGTCCACGCGGTCAGCCACGACGTCACGCTGAGCGAGCGGCTGGAGCTGGTGGACGGGCGCCACCTGACGGCCCTCGAGGTGCAGGGCGAGTACCTCGCGGCGGTGCGACGCGCGCTCGAGGCGACGGGTGGCGCCCCCGACGAGCAGACGGCCGACGTCGTCACCCGGTGGGGCTCGCTGCTGGAGCGGCTGGGCACGGACCCGGCGTCGTGCGCGCGCGAGGTCGAGTGGCTGGCCAAGCTGCGCCTGCTCGAGGGCATGCGCCGCCGGGACCGCCTGGCGTGGGACCACCCCCGCCTGGCGGCCGTCGACCTGCAGTGGTCGGACGTGCGGCCGGAGCGCGGCCTGTACCACCGGCTCGTCGGTGCGGGAGCGGTCGAGCTGCTGGTGACGCGCGAGGAGGTCGCCGACGCGGTGCTGCACCCGCCGCGGGACACGCGCGCGTACTTCCGCGGCGAGGCGGTCGCCCGGTACGCCGGGGAGATCTCCGCGGCCAGCTGGGACTCGGTCGTCTTCGACGTCGCCGGAGCCGACACCCTCCAGCGGGTCCCGATGCGCGATCCGCTGCGCGGCACGCACGCGCACGTGGGGGAGCTGCTCGACCGCAGCCCCGACGCGGGCAGCCTGCTCGCGGCCCTGGGCGCCTGA
- a CDS encoding SCO7613 C-terminal domain-containing membrane protein: MPPSAPTDALYARTLRTLLDTTRCPACATTLPGARCTACGLDLGVPEAALLWHDSVAAADALRRREERIAAMRAAAGAPAAAGADAAAAVPAARVPLAPVPVQVPVPVHVARPVRAGDDPWAPPSATAPVVAPVAAPVHAPVTRSAAGDLPRPPAGSYRTTGPGGPPPGSAAPPRTRAPWRVQTVLQVVGAALLVAASVTFLVFAWDVLTLGARAAVVGTGTLVVFGLATVLRRRGLPQGAEAVGALAAALLLLDAWAVRATGVVAVGDGPGQATASVLVCAVLLAGWGTGARLRAGTVTAAALLPVAPLVWLGRADGSEGVALLLLAAAVLTLTRAVPPWRAHRLDVVLLRGIAVATAVPALLVAAGAAAVRSVTGDAPWTAGAVLAAACAVLVLQARADGPAPGATGSDAAPRLAAAAWAGAAGATGAGAAAALAAAAARALGLDGAATWHAAALAAVLGAACLPVPSVSRPRVGGAARAATLTAAVLAAGVAASVAVALLVALVSPLRPSVPASVLGVAALGAAVVPAQRAARRAGPVARGAAAGRAVAAVLASVAVPVLLLGPAAPGVGPSAPTALAVAGEAVVVAGWVLLGSRAATWRRTAHAGVVAAAATGVVAGAGAPVWLAAALAVATTVAVHARGWSGTAAAAAASTATAGGLGLLAGTALAVAVGTPPAPGAGFAAVVVVAVLLARARRRTAPRTERHAAVVTAAAVAVTGWMSAWAATAGPSTGGEATVGALLAAAAAGAVVVALLADVATRGRGAVTAGAAAAAPVAALAVATVRTALGAPPPAGTVLAMVAVGATSVLAAHLVTARGGPHARTAGELAGWCVVACGVLGALLVGRPATAAALAVAAAAAGGWAAHRDRRSAWWLAWGLGSAAWCVVLGAPGGVLLEPYVVPPGLALVVVGALRLRRRTGGAAPLVAGGAALATLPTAVLPAALDVGERWLDRGLLTTALAGALAWVAVALARRGAAPDASRTAGALAGLTVTLALLGPARRAVTSAVRPPDGTAGLRAADGAGLVGLVEPWGLAAGALLVAGAVVALRTWPATARRPVARLAPWAVLAVTAGPTLLATLATADRGTAAGAARLGTAAAVATAAALLGARQGRRVPAGGASTVLPRPAPPGAARAVGPRLADLGLALATATAAAATAWVPASAVDVPAAAVALVALVTVTTAARARTDVPAWWLVLGVVALAPPLLVRAGELRPVAWVAGAVLLLALAHLARQPQGAGSHGASAGTGTTGEPVAGTDAPSPHARAAATVGPTLVVRTLAAAAAGVAVLGPWADALTAAVGTALGAPTAGALVVEVPALLVAVLVAAALHLGTGDAVRAPWRRAAVVALLVVPLVLAVDATHVGALRAAGVLALGALVALRGRARHDEGLGLVVAAAAGTAAALRGGPEPIELPVVLVGLLAVALGLRRAHRDAGTGSWVALGVPVAVTLGAPLAGLLLAPTPWRATVTLTLALAATVGGAVRRLQAPFLLGAAAALTAAAVLLTPLAADALTRVDGWVLLGLGGAAVLALGLTYERRVREAREAVRVVAAMR; encoded by the coding sequence ATGCCCCCATCGGCGCCGACCGACGCCCTCTACGCCCGCACCCTGCGCACGCTGCTCGACACGACCCGCTGCCCGGCCTGCGCGACGACGCTCCCCGGCGCGCGCTGCACCGCCTGCGGGCTGGACCTCGGCGTGCCCGAGGCCGCGCTGCTGTGGCACGACAGCGTCGCCGCCGCCGACGCCCTGCGCCGCCGCGAGGAGCGGATCGCTGCCATGCGCGCCGCGGCCGGTGCCCCGGCGGCCGCGGGTGCCGACGCGGCCGCTGCGGTGCCCGCGGCGCGGGTGCCCCTGGCGCCGGTGCCGGTGCAGGTGCCGGTGCCGGTGCACGTCGCTCGGCCCGTGCGCGCCGGCGACGACCCCTGGGCCCCGCCGTCGGCGACCGCACCGGTCGTCGCACCGGTCGCCGCACCGGTGCACGCACCCGTGACACGGTCCGCGGCGGGCGACCTCCCGCGGCCGCCGGCCGGCTCCTACCGGACGACGGGGCCGGGCGGCCCACCGCCGGGGTCCGCCGCCCCGCCGCGCACGCGCGCACCGTGGCGCGTGCAGACGGTGCTGCAGGTGGTCGGCGCGGCACTCCTCGTCGCCGCGAGCGTCACCTTCCTCGTCTTCGCGTGGGACGTCCTCACGCTCGGCGCGCGTGCCGCCGTGGTCGGCACCGGCACGCTCGTCGTCTTCGGCCTGGCCACGGTCCTGCGCCGGAGGGGCCTGCCGCAGGGCGCCGAGGCCGTCGGCGCCCTCGCGGCCGCGCTGCTGCTGCTGGACGCCTGGGCGGTGCGGGCGACGGGCGTGGTCGCCGTCGGGGACGGGCCCGGCCAGGCGACCGCGTCGGTGCTGGTGTGCGCCGTCCTGCTCGCCGGCTGGGGCACCGGTGCGCGCCTGCGCGCCGGCACGGTGACGGCCGCCGCCTTGCTGCCCGTCGCACCCCTCGTGTGGCTCGGCCGCGCCGACGGTTCCGAGGGCGTGGCGCTCCTGCTGCTCGCCGCGGCCGTGCTCACGCTGACCCGCGCGGTCCCGCCGTGGCGCGCGCACCGCCTCGACGTCGTGCTGCTGCGGGGCATCGCCGTGGCGACCGCCGTGCCGGCGCTCCTGGTCGCGGCCGGCGCGGCGGCGGTCCGCAGCGTGACCGGCGACGCGCCGTGGACCGCGGGCGCCGTGCTCGCCGCGGCGTGCGCCGTCCTCGTGCTGCAGGCGCGCGCCGACGGGCCGGCGCCGGGCGCCACCGGGTCGGACGCCGCACCTCGCCTCGCCGCAGCGGCGTGGGCCGGCGCCGCCGGTGCCACCGGTGCGGGCGCGGCCGCGGCGCTCGCCGCGGCGGCCGCCCGGGCTCTGGGCCTCGACGGTGCCGCGACCTGGCACGCCGCCGCGCTCGCGGCCGTGCTCGGCGCCGCGTGCCTGCCCGTCCCGTCCGTGAGCCGTCCGCGGGTCGGCGGCGCCGCGCGCGCCGCGACCCTCACGGCGGCAGTCCTGGCCGCCGGGGTCGCAGCGTCCGTGGCCGTCGCGCTGCTGGTGGCGCTCGTCTCCCCCCTGCGGCCGTCGGTGCCGGCGTCCGTGCTCGGCGTGGCCGCGCTCGGCGCCGCCGTCGTGCCGGCCCAGCGCGCCGCGCGGCGGGCCGGACCCGTCGCCCGCGGCGCGGCCGCCGGACGGGCCGTCGCCGCCGTGCTCGCGTCGGTGGCCGTGCCGGTGCTCCTGCTCGGCCCGGCCGCCCCCGGGGTCGGGCCCTCCGCACCGACCGCGCTCGCCGTGGCCGGCGAGGCGGTCGTCGTGGCGGGCTGGGTGCTGCTCGGCTCACGCGCCGCCACGTGGCGGCGTACCGCGCACGCGGGGGTCGTCGCGGCCGCGGCCACCGGGGTCGTCGCGGGCGCGGGTGCGCCCGTGTGGCTCGCCGCAGCCCTGGCGGTCGCGACCACCGTCGCGGTGCACGCCCGCGGCTGGAGCGGCACGGCGGCCGCCGCCGCGGCCTCGACCGCCACCGCCGGCGGGCTGGGCCTGCTCGCGGGCACGGCGCTCGCCGTCGCCGTCGGCACGCCGCCCGCGCCCGGCGCCGGGTTCGCCGCGGTCGTCGTGGTCGCCGTCCTCCTGGCGCGTGCGCGCCGCCGCACCGCGCCGCGCACCGAGCGGCACGCCGCTGTCGTCACCGCCGCCGCCGTCGCGGTGACCGGCTGGATGTCCGCATGGGCGGCGACGGCCGGACCGTCGACCGGAGGGGAGGCGACCGTCGGGGCGCTGCTCGCGGCCGCGGCTGCCGGCGCAGTCGTCGTGGCGCTCCTCGCCGACGTGGCGACCCGCGGCCGCGGCGCCGTCACCGCCGGCGCGGCCGCGGCCGCGCCGGTCGCCGCACTGGCCGTCGCGACCGTGCGCACCGCGCTCGGCGCGCCTCCGCCCGCCGGCACCGTCCTGGCGATGGTGGCCGTGGGCGCCACCTCCGTCCTCGCCGCGCACCTGGTCACCGCCCGCGGCGGCCCGCACGCGCGGACGGCCGGTGAGCTCGCCGGGTGGTGCGTCGTCGCGTGCGGGGTGCTCGGTGCCCTGCTCGTGGGCCGTCCGGCGACCGCCGCGGCCCTCGCGGTCGCCGCTGCGGCGGCCGGCGGCTGGGCCGCACACCGCGACCGCCGGTCGGCGTGGTGGCTGGCGTGGGGCCTCGGTTCCGCCGCGTGGTGCGTGGTGCTCGGCGCTCCCGGTGGGGTCCTCCTCGAGCCGTACGTCGTGCCGCCGGGCCTCGCGCTCGTGGTCGTGGGCGCGCTGAGGCTGCGGCGCCGGACCGGTGGGGCAGCGCCTCTCGTGGCCGGCGGCGCCGCCCTGGCGACCCTGCCCACCGCGGTGCTCCCCGCGGCGCTGGACGTCGGGGAGCGGTGGCTCGACCGCGGCCTGCTCACGACGGCGCTCGCCGGTGCGCTCGCCTGGGTCGCGGTGGCGCTGGCCCGCCGCGGTGCCGCTCCCGACGCGTCGAGGACGGCCGGCGCGCTCGCCGGGCTCACCGTGACCCTCGCCCTGCTCGGTCCCGCACGGCGCGCCGTCACGTCCGCGGTACGCCCGCCGGACGGGACAGCCGGGCTCCGGGCCGCCGACGGCGCGGGGCTGGTCGGGCTGGTCGAGCCCTGGGGCCTCGCCGCCGGGGCCCTGCTCGTGGCCGGGGCGGTCGTGGCCCTGCGCACGTGGCCGGCGACGGCGCGACGTCCCGTGGCACGCCTCGCGCCGTGGGCCGTGCTCGCCGTGACGGCCGGTCCGACGCTGCTGGCCACGCTCGCCACCGCGGACCGCGGCACCGCGGCCGGGGCCGCACGGCTCGGCACCGCGGCGGCCGTCGCCACCGCGGCCGCGCTCCTCGGGGCCCGGCAGGGGCGTCGCGTGCCGGCGGGCGGGGCGTCCACCGTCCTCCCCCGGCCCGCGCCGCCCGGGGCGGCCCGTGCCGTGGGGCCCCGGCTCGCGGACCTCGGCCTGGCTCTCGCCACGGCCACCGCGGCGGCCGCCACGGCGTGGGTCCCCGCGTCGGCGGTCGACGTCCCCGCGGCCGCCGTCGCGCTCGTCGCGCTGGTCACGGTGACGACCGCCGCACGGGCGCGCACCGACGTGCCCGCGTGGTGGCTCGTGCTCGGGGTCGTCGCCCTGGCGCCCCCGCTGCTCGTCCGGGCGGGCGAGCTGCGGCCGGTGGCGTGGGTCGCCGGCGCGGTTCTGCTCCTGGCCCTCGCCCACCTCGCCCGGCAGCCGCAGGGTGCGGGGTCTCATGGCGCGAGCGCAGGCACCGGGACCACCGGTGAGCCGGTCGCCGGGACGGACGCCCCGTCCCCGCACGCGCGTGCGGCGGCGACCGTCGGTCCGACGCTCGTCGTACGCACCCTGGCCGCCGCGGCCGCCGGGGTCGCGGTCCTCGGGCCGTGGGCCGACGCGCTGACGGCCGCCGTCGGCACGGCGCTGGGCGCGCCGACCGCCGGGGCGCTCGTCGTGGAGGTTCCCGCCCTGCTCGTCGCGGTCCTGGTCGCCGCCGCACTGCACCTCGGCACCGGTGACGCCGTGCGGGCGCCGTGGAGGCGCGCCGCCGTCGTCGCCCTGCTCGTCGTGCCGCTCGTCCTCGCGGTCGACGCCACGCACGTCGGCGCGCTCCGCGCGGCGGGCGTCCTCGCCCTCGGCGCCCTCGTGGCCCTGCGCGGGCGTGCCCGGCACGACGAGGGCCTGGGGCTCGTCGTGGCCGCCGCCGCCGGCACGGCCGCGGCGCTGCGCGGGGGCCCGGAGCCGATCGAGCTGCCCGTCGTCCTCGTCGGGCTGCTCGCGGTCGCGCTCGGCCTGCGCCGGGCGCACCGCGACGCGGGGACCGGGTCCTGGGTGGCGCTCGGGGTGCCGGTCGCCGTCACGCTGGGGGCGCCGCTCGCCGGGCTCCTGCTCGCCCCGACTCCGTGGCGTGCGACGGTGACGCTGACCCTGGCGCTCGCGGCGACCGTCGGCGGCGCGGTTCGTCGTCTGCAGGCACCGTTCCTGCTCGGCGCGGCGGCGGCGCTCACGGCTGCGGCGGTGCTGCTCACGCCGCTCGCCGCGGACGCGCTGACGCGCGTGGACGGCTGGGTGCTGCTCGGCCTCGGCGGGGCCGCGGTGCTCGCGCTGGGTCTGACCTACGAGCGCCGGGTGCGCGAGGCGCGGGAGGCCGTCCGGGTGGTGGCCGCGATGAGGTGA
- a CDS encoding ubiquitin-like protein Pup: MAGQEHVRRREDDEPIDEPGTPAPTAPSAQTRDAEVDALLEEIDDVLESNAEQFVRGFVQKGGQ; encoded by the coding sequence ATGGCTGGTCAGGAACACGTCAGGCGCCGCGAGGACGACGAGCCGATCGACGAGCCGGGCACGCCCGCCCCGACCGCTCCCAGCGCGCAGACCCGCGACGCCGAGGTCGACGCGCTGCTCGAGGAGATCGACGACGTCCTGGAGTCCAACGCCGAGCAGTTCGTGCGCGGGTTCGTGCAGAAGGGCGGTCAGTGA
- the prcB gene encoding proteasome subunit beta, with the protein MTSHVSSASAASGRLPYAFTTPGTSSFVEFLSGHAPELLPGNRPLPTGEIAVPHATTIVALTFDGGVVMAGDRRATMGSMIASRHIEKVFPADEFSAVGIAGTAGLAIELVRLFQLELEHYEKIEGSLLSLDGKANRLATMIRGNLGLAMQGLAVVPLFGGYDLDRGVGRLFSYDVTGGRYEEQDHHAVGSGSVFARGSLKKRWRPGLDAAGAVRVAVEALVDAADDDSATGGPDRVRRIWPVVATVTQAGYLRVADEDLAAVAEGIEAERRVGGTGEDHR; encoded by the coding sequence ATGACGTCGCACGTCTCGTCCGCGTCCGCTGCGTCCGGCCGGCTGCCGTACGCCTTCACGACCCCCGGCACCTCGTCGTTCGTCGAGTTCCTGTCCGGTCACGCGCCGGAGCTGCTGCCGGGCAACCGGCCGTTGCCCACGGGTGAGATCGCGGTGCCGCACGCCACGACGATCGTCGCCCTGACGTTCGACGGCGGCGTCGTGATGGCAGGTGACCGCCGCGCCACGATGGGCTCGATGATCGCGAGCCGGCACATCGAGAAGGTCTTCCCGGCGGACGAGTTCTCGGCGGTCGGCATCGCGGGCACCGCGGGGCTCGCGATCGAGCTCGTGCGGCTGTTCCAGCTGGAGCTGGAGCACTACGAGAAGATCGAGGGCAGCCTGCTGTCGCTCGACGGCAAGGCGAACCGCCTGGCGACGATGATCCGGGGCAACCTGGGCCTGGCGATGCAGGGGCTGGCCGTCGTGCCGCTGTTCGGCGGCTACGACCTCGACCGCGGCGTCGGCCGGCTGTTCTCCTACGACGTGACGGGCGGGCGCTACGAGGAGCAGGACCACCACGCGGTGGGCTCGGGCTCGGTGTTCGCCCGCGGCTCCCTGAAGAAGCGGTGGCGGCCGGGCCTCGACGCCGCGGGCGCGGTGCGGGTCGCCGTCGAGGCGCTCGTGGACGCGGCCGACGACGACTCGGCCACCGGCGGCCCCGACCGCGTGCGCCGCATCTGGCCGGTCGTCGCCACGGTGACCCAGGCCGGGTACCTGCGCGTCGCGGACGAGGACCTCGCGGCGGTCGCCGAGGGCATCGAGGCGGAGCGCCGCGTCGGCGGGACGGGGGAGGACCACCGATGA
- the prcA gene encoding proteasome subunit alpha, which yields MSMPFYVSPEQLMKDRADYARKGIARGRSVVVLQYDDGIAFATENPSRALHKISEIYDRIAFAAVGKYNEFENLRVAGVRYADLRGYSYDRVDVTARGLANAYAQTLGTVFTTESKPLEVELVVVEVGRDPAGDQIYRLSYDGSVTDEHGWVVMGGQADRLAGLLGGEWRPGMTLAEVLGLAVRVLGSAGDDGEPRALGAAQLEVAVLDRTRPRRAFRRLTGALLEDVLGASPA from the coding sequence ATGAGCATGCCGTTCTACGTCTCGCCCGAGCAGCTGATGAAGGACCGCGCGGACTACGCGCGCAAGGGCATCGCGCGCGGGCGGTCGGTCGTGGTCCTGCAGTACGACGACGGCATCGCGTTCGCGACGGAGAACCCGTCGCGCGCGCTGCACAAGATCTCCGAGATCTACGACCGCATCGCGTTCGCCGCCGTGGGCAAGTACAACGAGTTCGAGAACCTGCGTGTGGCGGGCGTGCGCTACGCCGACCTGCGCGGCTACTCCTACGACCGCGTCGACGTCACCGCGCGCGGCCTCGCGAACGCGTACGCGCAGACCCTCGGCACGGTCTTCACCACGGAGTCCAAGCCGCTCGAGGTGGAGCTGGTCGTCGTCGAGGTCGGTCGCGACCCGGCGGGCGACCAGATCTACCGGCTGTCGTACGACGGGTCCGTGACGGACGAGCACGGGTGGGTGGTCATGGGGGGTCAGGCCGACCGCCTGGCGGGGCTGCTGGGTGGCGAGTGGCGCCCGGGGATGACGCTGGCGGAGGTCCTGGGCCTCGCCGTGCGCGTGCTGGGCTCCGCCGGTGACGACGGCGAGCCGCGTGCGCTGGGCGCGGCGCAGCTCGAGGTGGCGGTGCTCGACCGCACCCGTCCGCGGCGCGCGTTCCGTCGCCTGACGGGCGCGCTGCTCGAGGACGTGCTCGGGGCGTCCCCGGCCTGA
- the pafA gene encoding Pup--protein ligase gives MDRRIFGLETEYGVTCAAQDGRGLSADEVARYLFRKVVAWGRSSNVFLRNGSRLYLDVGSHPEYATAECDDWRQLVTHDRAGERILEGLVADAQQRLEHEGLPGRIHLFKNNTDSAGNSYGCHENYLVRRQGDFARLSDVLVPFLITRQILTGAGKVLTTPRGAVYCLSQRADHIWEAVSSATTRSRPIINTRDEPHADAEHYRRLHVIVGDSSMAETTTMLKVASTDLLLRLVEAGVPMRDMALENPIRAIREISHDMTGRQEITLASGRTVTAIDLQEEYLARVSEFVDAEVGPSPETKQVLDLWERGLRALRTGDLSLVERELDWVIKYRMIERYRAKHGLELSDVRVQRLDLAYHDISRTEGLYNLMAARGLVERVTTDLDVFEATAVPPQTTRAKLRGDFVRAAQDARRDYTVDWVHLKLNDQAQRTVLCKDPFRSVDERVDRLIESM, from the coding sequence ATGGACAGGCGGATCTTCGGTCTGGAGACCGAGTACGGCGTGACGTGCGCGGCGCAGGACGGGCGCGGGCTGTCCGCGGACGAGGTCGCGCGCTACCTGTTCCGCAAGGTCGTCGCGTGGGGCCGGTCCTCGAACGTGTTCCTGCGCAACGGGTCCCGGCTGTACCTCGACGTCGGCTCGCACCCCGAGTACGCGACGGCCGAGTGCGACGACTGGCGCCAGCTCGTCACGCACGACCGCGCGGGCGAGCGGATCCTCGAGGGCCTGGTCGCCGACGCCCAGCAGCGCCTCGAGCACGAGGGCCTGCCCGGGCGGATCCACCTGTTCAAGAACAACACCGACTCCGCCGGGAACTCCTACGGCTGCCACGAGAACTACCTCGTCCGCCGGCAGGGCGACTTCGCGCGCCTGTCGGACGTGCTGGTGCCGTTCCTCATCACGCGGCAGATCCTGACCGGCGCCGGCAAGGTGCTGACGACGCCGCGCGGCGCGGTGTACTGCCTCTCGCAGCGGGCCGACCACATCTGGGAGGCGGTCTCGAGCGCCACGACGCGGTCGCGCCCGATCATCAACACGCGGGACGAGCCGCACGCCGACGCCGAGCACTACCGGCGGCTGCACGTCATCGTCGGCGACTCGTCGATGGCCGAGACGACCACGATGCTCAAGGTGGCGTCGACCGACCTGCTGCTGCGCCTCGTGGAGGCGGGCGTCCCGATGCGGGACATGGCGCTCGAGAACCCCATCCGCGCGATCCGCGAGATCAGCCACGACATGACGGGCCGCCAGGAGATCACGCTCGCGTCGGGGCGCACGGTGACCGCGATCGACCTGCAGGAGGAGTACCTGGCCCGCGTCTCGGAGTTCGTCGACGCGGAGGTGGGGCCGTCGCCGGAGACGAAGCAGGTGCTCGACCTGTGGGAGCGCGGGCTGCGCGCGCTGCGCACGGGCGACCTGTCGCTCGTCGAGCGCGAGCTGGACTGGGTCATCAAGTACCGGATGATCGAGCGGTACCGGGCCAAGCACGGGCTCGAGCTGTCGGACGTGCGCGTGCAGCGCCTCGACCTCGCCTACCACGACATCTCCCGGACCGAGGGGCTCTACAACCTCATGGCCGCGCGCGGGCTCGTCGAGCGCGTGACGACCGACCTCGACGTGTTCGAGGCGACCGCCGTCCCGCCGCAGACGACGCGTGCGAAGCTGCGCGGCGACTTCGTCCGCGCGGCGCAGGACGCGCGCCGGGACTACACGGTCGACTGGGTGCACCTCAAGCTCAACGACCAGGCGCAGCGCACGGTCCTGTGCAAGGACCCGTTCCGCAGCGTCGACGAGCGGGTCGACCGGCTCATCGAGTCGATGTGA